From a region of the Gossypium raimondii isolate GPD5lz chromosome 10, ASM2569854v1, whole genome shotgun sequence genome:
- the LOC128033832 gene encoding uncharacterized protein LOC128033832, translated as MDQRLEKLEQLQEQMQAQMQEKLAKLQQDMEASQRELLNQLKAVSNLGGHDKGRAHGFAPTNVQTQPGVYLQRVPVTIRSQYQVGSPASMNFPTGSGFNLGDNPINPVVLDLDDAVEIEKTRVDLPKQLEDRCKWLEEKFQAMENVDYHRGMDAKDLSLVPDLVLPPKFKMPEFERYNGTSCPEAHITMFCRRMTGYINNDLLLIHCFHDSLIGSAARWYNQLSRANIHSWKDLAQAFMKQYRHVMDIAPDRIVLQNMEKKPNESLRQYAREMEGSGHKFNHHF; from the exons atggatcaaagactAGAGAAATTAGAGCAATTGCAAGAACAGATGCAAGCTCAGATGCAGGAAAAACTAGCCAAACTGCAGCAAGATATGGAAGCATCCCAAAGAGAattattgaatcaattaaaagCTGTTAGCAATTTGGGGGGGCACGATAAGGGAAGAGCCCATG GTTTCGCCCCAACTAATGTCCAGACGCAACCAGGGGTGTACCTACAGAGGGTACCTGTCACCATTAGATCCCAATACCAAGTTGGTTCCCCAGCATCGATGAACTTCCCAACAGGTTCGGGTTTCAATCTCGGGGATAATCCTATTAATCCCGTAGTTCTGGATCTCGACGATGCAGTAGAAATAGAGAAGACAAGAGTAGACCTGCCAAAACAATTAGAAGACCGATGTAAATGGTTAGAGGAGAAGTTTCAAGCCATGGAAAATGTCGATTACCATCGAGGAATGGACGCTAAAGATTTGAGCCTGGTACCTGATCTGGTGCTCcctcccaaatttaaaatgccGGAATTTGAGAGGTACAACGGGACCAGTTGCCCCGAAGCCCATATCACTATGTTTTGTAGGAGGATGACGGGATACATCAACAATGATCTATTGTTGATTCATTGCTTCCATGACAGTTTGATCGGCTCAGCGGCTAGATGGTACAACCAATTAAGTCGGGCCAACATTCATTCATGGAAAGATTTGGCGCAGGCCTTTATGAAGCAGTATAGACATGTGATGGATATAGCACCCGATCGAATTGTattgcaaaacatggaaaagaagcctaATGAGAGCTTGAGACAATATGCTCGAGAGATGGAGGGAAGTGGTCATAAGTTCAACCACCACTTTTAG